One Arachis duranensis cultivar V14167 unplaced genomic scaffold, aradu.V14167.gnm2.J7QH unplaced_Scaffold_232525, whole genome shotgun sequence DNA segment encodes these proteins:
- the LOC107462091 gene encoding arogenate dehydratase/prephenate dehydratase 1, chloroplastic has product MAVASSLALSGLASFQLCCCNTLLRVKNSDFGLSLENYHHKRAATTKWRFLLGGVSVLHVENPWKPARIMVQHVVHNDQLGGDVVSQGLHKDLGSLPKPLSISDIVAASDDSAKVRISYKGIPGSYSEDAAHKVYPNCETVPCHDYEAAFKAVELWIADKVVVPIENSSGGSIHRNYDLLLRHRLHIVAEVQLATNLSLLALPGVRVEYLKRVLSHSQALELSDNFLTKLGVARENVDDTAGAAQHVALDGLYDAGAIASIRAAEIYGLNVLAEKVQDDGEIISRYLVLARDPIIPKSDKLFKTSIVFTLDEGPGVLFKALAVFALRDINLTKIESRPQRNRPLRVVDDSNTGSAKYFDYLFYIDFEASMTEPRAQTALGHLQEFATFLRVLGCYPMDTTI; this is encoded by the exons ATGGCTGTGGCATCGTCTCTTGCTCTATCAGGGCTTGCAAGTTTCCAACTTTGTTGTTGTAACACCTTGTTGAGGGTGAAGAACAGTGATTTTGGATTAAGTTTGGAGAATTATCATCACAAGAGAGCAGCAACAACCAAATGGCGGTTCCTCCTTGGTGGGGTTTCTGTGTTGCATGTTGAGAATCCATGGAAGCCAGCTAGGATAATGGTACAGCATGTTGTTCATAATGATCAATTGGGTGGTGATGTTGTATCTCAGGGATTGCATAAGGATTTGGGTTCTCTTCCAA AGCCTTTGTCCATATCCGATATTGTGGCTGCTTCCGATGATAGTGCTAAAGTGCGAATATCATATAAG GGAATACCTGGATCATACAGCGAGGATGCTGCACACAAAGTGTATCCTAATTGTGAAACAGTTCCTTGCCATGATTATGAAGCTGCCTTTAAG gCTGTTGAATTGTGGATTGCTGACAAAGTTGTTGTTCCAATAGAGAATTCATCCGGGGGAAGCATCCATCGAAACTATGATTTACTTCTTCGTCATAGGCTGCACATTGTTGCTGAGGTGCAGTTGGCTACTAATCTCTCACTTTTAGCTTTGCCAGGTGTCAGAGTAGAGTACTTGAAACGAGTTCTAAGTCATTCCCAG GCACTTGAATTGAGTGATAATTTCTTGACTAAACTAGGTGTTGCCAGAGAAAATGTTGACGATACAGCTGGTGCTGCTCAG CATGTAGCTTTGGATGGTCTATATGATGCCGGTGCAATTGCAAGCATTCGAGCTGCAGAAATTTATGGTCTTAATGTGCTTGCAGAAAAAGTTCAG GACGATGGTGAAATCATCAGTCGTTATCTCGTGCTTGCCAGGGATCCAATAATTCCGAAATCTGATAAGCTATTTAAG ACAAGCATTGTGTTTACACTGGACGAGGGTCCTGGGGTACTGTTTAAGGCGTTGGCAGTATTTGCCTTAAGAGATATAAACTTAACCAAG ATTGAAAGTCGCCCACAACGAAATCGGCCATTAAGAGTTGTTGATGATTCGAACACTGGGAGTGCCAA gtATTTCGACTACCTTTTCTACATTGATTTTGAGGCGTCTATGACTGAGCCCCGAGCACAAACCGCTTTAGGACATCTGCAG GAATTCGCCACATTTCTTCGGGTGCTGGGCTGCTATCCTATGGATACAACCATATGA